In Manis pentadactyla isolate mManPen7 chromosome 3, mManPen7.hap1, whole genome shotgun sequence, a single window of DNA contains:
- the ZNF250 gene encoding zinc finger protein 250 isoform X3, with protein sequence MPRPGGASSLSECAADGRPFVREAAAWKVLRTCPHPGLRIRCSDQIPGSLWTQFTRTQCALHASIANHLWSHHWASSPCCIRAQGPQGILRFPSSSDTPGDRAMAAARLLPLPAGSQAKVTFEDVAVLLSREEWDHLGPAQRGLYRHVMMETYGNVVSLAGLPGSKPDLISQLERGEEPWVLGRPGSQESRGPGSGHSEDLKRDHVTAHMQDSSSCPWVEDEGETQERGSNPKPPAPDAVAAALERAPPGRAGPEAQAPNPGEPSPGCAAPAGGERPYRCVECGKSFGRSSHLLQHQRTHTGEKPYVCPVCGKAFSQSSVLSKHKRIHTGEKPYECGECGKAFRVSSDLAQHHKIHTGEKPHQCPECRKAFTQLSHLIQHQRIHTGERPYVCALCGKAFSHSTVLRSHQRAHTGERPHACGECGRAFSVRRALVQHQRAHSGERPYACGQCGRAFSDRSVLIQHHSVHTGERPYECGQCGKAFGHRSTLMNHERIHSAEKPYGCYACGKAFVQHSHLTQHQRVHTGERPFVCGQCGHAFSARRSLVQHERVHTGERPFRCTQCGKAFSLKATLIVHLRTHTGERPYECGRCGKAFSQYSVLVQHLRTHTGERPYECAQCGRAFSQHGHLVQHQKVHAPPGPRRRDAPGSGQPHVPEEPPFGLQGPFSDSVAQNNSEVQE encoded by the exons ATGCCCAGACCAGGCGGGGCATCCTCTTTGTCTGAGTGCGCTGCGGACGGCCGCCCCTTTGTGCGTGAGGCTGCGGCGTGGAAA GTCCTCAGAACCTGCCCACACCCAGGCCTCCGCATCAGGTGTTCAGACCAGATCCCTGGATCACTTTGGACCCAgttcaccagaacccagtgtgcCCTTCATGCCTCCATTGCCAACCACTTGTGGAGCCATCACTGGGCTAGCAGCCCCTGCTGCATCAGAGCTCAAGGGCCTCAGGG GATCCTCCGATTCCCATCTTCCTCAGACACCCCAGGGGACCGGGCCATGGCAGCAGCCAggctcctgcccctcccagcagGATCCCAG GCCAAGGTGACTTTCGAGGACGTGGCTGTGCTCCTCTCTCGGGAGGAGTGGGACCACCTGGGACCTGCTCAGCGGGGCCTCTACCGACATGTGATGATGGAGACCTACGGGAATGTGGTCTCACTGG CAGGACTTCCAGGATCCAAGCCGGACTTGATCTCCCAGCTAGAGCGAGGAGAAGAGCCGTGGGTCCTGGGCAGGCCAGGGtctcaggagagcagaggcccaggCAGTGGCCACTCAG AAGACCTCAAACGTGACCATGTGACAGCTCATATGCAAGACAGTTCATCCTGTCCATGGG TGGAGGACGAGGGCGAGACCCAAGAGAGGGGCTCGAATCCGAAGCCACCGGCCCCAGACGCAGTAGCCGCGGCCCTGGAGAGAGCGCCCCCCGGGCGGGCTGGCCCTGAGGCCCAAGCCCCGAACCCCGGCGAGCCTTCCCCCGGGTGTGCGGCCCCCGCGGGCGGGGAGAGGCCCTACAGGTGCGTGGAGTGCGGGAAGAGCTTCGGCCGGAGCTCCCACCTGCTCCAGCACCAGCGGACGCACACGGGCGAGAAACCCTACGTGTGCCCTGTGTGCGGAAAGGCCTTCAGCCAGAGTTCGGTCCTCAGCAAACACAAGCGGATCCACACGGGCGAGAAGCCCTACGAGTGCGGCGAGTGCGGCAAGGCCTTCCGGGTGAGCTCGGACCTTGCGCAGCATCACAAGATCCACACGGGCGAGAAGCCGCACCAGTGCCCCGAGTGCCGGAAGGCCTTCACCCAGCTCTCCCACCTGATCCAGCACCAGCGCATCCACACAGGGGAGAGGCCGTACGTGTGTGCGCTCTGCGGGAAGGCCTTCAGCCACAGCACCGTCCTGCGGAGCCACCAGCGGGCACACACTGGCGAGAGGCCGCACGCGTGCGGGGAGTGCGGCCGCGCCTTCAGCGTCAGGAGGGCACTCGTGCAGCACCAGCGGGCGCACAGCGGCGAGAGGCCGTACGCGTGCGGCCAGTGCGGCCGCGCCTTCAGCGACCGCTCGGTGCTCATCCAGCACCATAGTGTGCACACCGGCGAGAGGCCCTACGAGTGCGGCCAGTGCGGCAAGGCCTTTGGGCACCGCTCCACCCTTATGAACCACGAGCGGATCCACAGCGCCGAGAAGCCCTACGGGTGCTATGCGTGCGGGAAGGCCTTCGTGCAGCACTCGCACCTGACCCAGCACCAGCGCGTGCACACTGGCGAGAGGCCCTTCGTGTGCGGCCAGTGCGGGCACGCCTTCAGCGCCCGCAGGTCTCTGGTCCAGCACGAGAGGGTCCACACGGGCGAGAGGCCCTTCCGGTGCACACAGTGCGGCAAGGCCTTCAGCCTGAAGGCCACGCTCATCGTGCACCTGCGGACCCACACGGGCGAGAGGCCCTACGAGTGCGGCCGCTGCGGAAAGGCTTTCAGCCAGTACTCGGTGCTGGTCCAGCATCTGCGGACCCACACGGGCGAGAGGCCCTACGAGTGCGCGCAGTGCGGCCGCGCCTTCAGCCAGCACGGGCACCTGGTCCAGCACCAGAAGGTGCACGCGCCGCCGGGACCGCGCCGCCGGGATGCACCTGGCTCAGGGCAGCCTCACGTCCCAGAGGAGCCCCCGTTTGGGCTGCAGGGGCCcttcagtgactctgtggcacagAATAACTCCGaggtgcaggagtga
- the ZNF250 gene encoding zinc finger protein 250 isoform X1: MPRPGGASSLSECAADGRPFVREAAAWKVLRTCPHPGLRIRCSDQIPGSLWTQFTRTQCALHASIANHLWSHHWASSPCCIRAQGPQGILRFPSSSDTPGDRAMAAARLLPLPAGSQAKVTFEDVAVLLSREEWDHLGPAQRGLYRHVMMETYGNVVSLAGLPGSKPDLISQLERGEEPWVLGRPGSQESRGPGSGHSEDLKRDHVTAHMQDSSSCPWAVEDEGETQERGSNPKPPAPDAVAAALERAPPGRAGPEAQAPNPGEPSPGCAAPAGGERPYRCVECGKSFGRSSHLLQHQRTHTGEKPYVCPVCGKAFSQSSVLSKHKRIHTGEKPYECGECGKAFRVSSDLAQHHKIHTGEKPHQCPECRKAFTQLSHLIQHQRIHTGERPYVCALCGKAFSHSTVLRSHQRAHTGERPHACGECGRAFSVRRALVQHQRAHSGERPYACGQCGRAFSDRSVLIQHHSVHTGERPYECGQCGKAFGHRSTLMNHERIHSAEKPYGCYACGKAFVQHSHLTQHQRVHTGERPFVCGQCGHAFSARRSLVQHERVHTGERPFRCTQCGKAFSLKATLIVHLRTHTGERPYECGRCGKAFSQYSVLVQHLRTHTGERPYECAQCGRAFSQHGHLVQHQKVHAPPGPRRRDAPGSGQPHVPEEPPFGLQGPFSDSVAQNNSEVQE, from the exons ATGCCCAGACCAGGCGGGGCATCCTCTTTGTCTGAGTGCGCTGCGGACGGCCGCCCCTTTGTGCGTGAGGCTGCGGCGTGGAAA GTCCTCAGAACCTGCCCACACCCAGGCCTCCGCATCAGGTGTTCAGACCAGATCCCTGGATCACTTTGGACCCAgttcaccagaacccagtgtgcCCTTCATGCCTCCATTGCCAACCACTTGTGGAGCCATCACTGGGCTAGCAGCCCCTGCTGCATCAGAGCTCAAGGGCCTCAGGG GATCCTCCGATTCCCATCTTCCTCAGACACCCCAGGGGACCGGGCCATGGCAGCAGCCAggctcctgcccctcccagcagGATCCCAG GCCAAGGTGACTTTCGAGGACGTGGCTGTGCTCCTCTCTCGGGAGGAGTGGGACCACCTGGGACCTGCTCAGCGGGGCCTCTACCGACATGTGATGATGGAGACCTACGGGAATGTGGTCTCACTGG CAGGACTTCCAGGATCCAAGCCGGACTTGATCTCCCAGCTAGAGCGAGGAGAAGAGCCGTGGGTCCTGGGCAGGCCAGGGtctcaggagagcagaggcccaggCAGTGGCCACTCAG AAGACCTCAAACGTGACCATGTGACAGCTCATATGCAAGACAGTTCATCCTGTCCATGGG CAGTGGAGGACGAGGGCGAGACCCAAGAGAGGGGCTCGAATCCGAAGCCACCGGCCCCAGACGCAGTAGCCGCGGCCCTGGAGAGAGCGCCCCCCGGGCGGGCTGGCCCTGAGGCCCAAGCCCCGAACCCCGGCGAGCCTTCCCCCGGGTGTGCGGCCCCCGCGGGCGGGGAGAGGCCCTACAGGTGCGTGGAGTGCGGGAAGAGCTTCGGCCGGAGCTCCCACCTGCTCCAGCACCAGCGGACGCACACGGGCGAGAAACCCTACGTGTGCCCTGTGTGCGGAAAGGCCTTCAGCCAGAGTTCGGTCCTCAGCAAACACAAGCGGATCCACACGGGCGAGAAGCCCTACGAGTGCGGCGAGTGCGGCAAGGCCTTCCGGGTGAGCTCGGACCTTGCGCAGCATCACAAGATCCACACGGGCGAGAAGCCGCACCAGTGCCCCGAGTGCCGGAAGGCCTTCACCCAGCTCTCCCACCTGATCCAGCACCAGCGCATCCACACAGGGGAGAGGCCGTACGTGTGTGCGCTCTGCGGGAAGGCCTTCAGCCACAGCACCGTCCTGCGGAGCCACCAGCGGGCACACACTGGCGAGAGGCCGCACGCGTGCGGGGAGTGCGGCCGCGCCTTCAGCGTCAGGAGGGCACTCGTGCAGCACCAGCGGGCGCACAGCGGCGAGAGGCCGTACGCGTGCGGCCAGTGCGGCCGCGCCTTCAGCGACCGCTCGGTGCTCATCCAGCACCATAGTGTGCACACCGGCGAGAGGCCCTACGAGTGCGGCCAGTGCGGCAAGGCCTTTGGGCACCGCTCCACCCTTATGAACCACGAGCGGATCCACAGCGCCGAGAAGCCCTACGGGTGCTATGCGTGCGGGAAGGCCTTCGTGCAGCACTCGCACCTGACCCAGCACCAGCGCGTGCACACTGGCGAGAGGCCCTTCGTGTGCGGCCAGTGCGGGCACGCCTTCAGCGCCCGCAGGTCTCTGGTCCAGCACGAGAGGGTCCACACGGGCGAGAGGCCCTTCCGGTGCACACAGTGCGGCAAGGCCTTCAGCCTGAAGGCCACGCTCATCGTGCACCTGCGGACCCACACGGGCGAGAGGCCCTACGAGTGCGGCCGCTGCGGAAAGGCTTTCAGCCAGTACTCGGTGCTGGTCCAGCATCTGCGGACCCACACGGGCGAGAGGCCCTACGAGTGCGCGCAGTGCGGCCGCGCCTTCAGCCAGCACGGGCACCTGGTCCAGCACCAGAAGGTGCACGCGCCGCCGGGACCGCGCCGCCGGGATGCACCTGGCTCAGGGCAGCCTCACGTCCCAGAGGAGCCCCCGTTTGGGCTGCAGGGGCCcttcagtgactctgtggcacagAATAACTCCGaggtgcaggagtga
- the ZNF250 gene encoding zinc finger protein 250 isoform X2, translating to MPRPGGASSLSECAADGRPFVREAAAWKVLRTCPHPGLRIRCSDQIPGSLWTQFTRTQCALHASIANHLWSHHWASSPCCIRAQGPQGILRFPSSSDTPGDRAMAAARLLPLPAGSQAKVTFEDVAVLLSREEWDHLGPAQRGLYRHVMMETYGNVVSLGLPGSKPDLISQLERGEEPWVLGRPGSQESRGPGSGHSEDLKRDHVTAHMQDSSSCPWAVEDEGETQERGSNPKPPAPDAVAAALERAPPGRAGPEAQAPNPGEPSPGCAAPAGGERPYRCVECGKSFGRSSHLLQHQRTHTGEKPYVCPVCGKAFSQSSVLSKHKRIHTGEKPYECGECGKAFRVSSDLAQHHKIHTGEKPHQCPECRKAFTQLSHLIQHQRIHTGERPYVCALCGKAFSHSTVLRSHQRAHTGERPHACGECGRAFSVRRALVQHQRAHSGERPYACGQCGRAFSDRSVLIQHHSVHTGERPYECGQCGKAFGHRSTLMNHERIHSAEKPYGCYACGKAFVQHSHLTQHQRVHTGERPFVCGQCGHAFSARRSLVQHERVHTGERPFRCTQCGKAFSLKATLIVHLRTHTGERPYECGRCGKAFSQYSVLVQHLRTHTGERPYECAQCGRAFSQHGHLVQHQKVHAPPGPRRRDAPGSGQPHVPEEPPFGLQGPFSDSVAQNNSEVQE from the exons ATGCCCAGACCAGGCGGGGCATCCTCTTTGTCTGAGTGCGCTGCGGACGGCCGCCCCTTTGTGCGTGAGGCTGCGGCGTGGAAA GTCCTCAGAACCTGCCCACACCCAGGCCTCCGCATCAGGTGTTCAGACCAGATCCCTGGATCACTTTGGACCCAgttcaccagaacccagtgtgcCCTTCATGCCTCCATTGCCAACCACTTGTGGAGCCATCACTGGGCTAGCAGCCCCTGCTGCATCAGAGCTCAAGGGCCTCAGGG GATCCTCCGATTCCCATCTTCCTCAGACACCCCAGGGGACCGGGCCATGGCAGCAGCCAggctcctgcccctcccagcagGATCCCAG GCCAAGGTGACTTTCGAGGACGTGGCTGTGCTCCTCTCTCGGGAGGAGTGGGACCACCTGGGACCTGCTCAGCGGGGCCTCTACCGACATGTGATGATGGAGACCTACGGGAATGTGGTCTCACTGG GACTTCCAGGATCCAAGCCGGACTTGATCTCCCAGCTAGAGCGAGGAGAAGAGCCGTGGGTCCTGGGCAGGCCAGGGtctcaggagagcagaggcccaggCAGTGGCCACTCAG AAGACCTCAAACGTGACCATGTGACAGCTCATATGCAAGACAGTTCATCCTGTCCATGGG CAGTGGAGGACGAGGGCGAGACCCAAGAGAGGGGCTCGAATCCGAAGCCACCGGCCCCAGACGCAGTAGCCGCGGCCCTGGAGAGAGCGCCCCCCGGGCGGGCTGGCCCTGAGGCCCAAGCCCCGAACCCCGGCGAGCCTTCCCCCGGGTGTGCGGCCCCCGCGGGCGGGGAGAGGCCCTACAGGTGCGTGGAGTGCGGGAAGAGCTTCGGCCGGAGCTCCCACCTGCTCCAGCACCAGCGGACGCACACGGGCGAGAAACCCTACGTGTGCCCTGTGTGCGGAAAGGCCTTCAGCCAGAGTTCGGTCCTCAGCAAACACAAGCGGATCCACACGGGCGAGAAGCCCTACGAGTGCGGCGAGTGCGGCAAGGCCTTCCGGGTGAGCTCGGACCTTGCGCAGCATCACAAGATCCACACGGGCGAGAAGCCGCACCAGTGCCCCGAGTGCCGGAAGGCCTTCACCCAGCTCTCCCACCTGATCCAGCACCAGCGCATCCACACAGGGGAGAGGCCGTACGTGTGTGCGCTCTGCGGGAAGGCCTTCAGCCACAGCACCGTCCTGCGGAGCCACCAGCGGGCACACACTGGCGAGAGGCCGCACGCGTGCGGGGAGTGCGGCCGCGCCTTCAGCGTCAGGAGGGCACTCGTGCAGCACCAGCGGGCGCACAGCGGCGAGAGGCCGTACGCGTGCGGCCAGTGCGGCCGCGCCTTCAGCGACCGCTCGGTGCTCATCCAGCACCATAGTGTGCACACCGGCGAGAGGCCCTACGAGTGCGGCCAGTGCGGCAAGGCCTTTGGGCACCGCTCCACCCTTATGAACCACGAGCGGATCCACAGCGCCGAGAAGCCCTACGGGTGCTATGCGTGCGGGAAGGCCTTCGTGCAGCACTCGCACCTGACCCAGCACCAGCGCGTGCACACTGGCGAGAGGCCCTTCGTGTGCGGCCAGTGCGGGCACGCCTTCAGCGCCCGCAGGTCTCTGGTCCAGCACGAGAGGGTCCACACGGGCGAGAGGCCCTTCCGGTGCACACAGTGCGGCAAGGCCTTCAGCCTGAAGGCCACGCTCATCGTGCACCTGCGGACCCACACGGGCGAGAGGCCCTACGAGTGCGGCCGCTGCGGAAAGGCTTTCAGCCAGTACTCGGTGCTGGTCCAGCATCTGCGGACCCACACGGGCGAGAGGCCCTACGAGTGCGCGCAGTGCGGCCGCGCCTTCAGCCAGCACGGGCACCTGGTCCAGCACCAGAAGGTGCACGCGCCGCCGGGACCGCGCCGCCGGGATGCACCTGGCTCAGGGCAGCCTCACGTCCCAGAGGAGCCCCCGTTTGGGCTGCAGGGGCCcttcagtgactctgtggcacagAATAACTCCGaggtgcaggagtga
- the ZNF250 gene encoding zinc finger protein 250 isoform X4: MAAARLLPLPAGSQAKVTFEDVAVLLSREEWDHLGPAQRGLYRHVMMETYGNVVSLAGLPGSKPDLISQLERGEEPWVLGRPGSQESRGPGSGHSEDLKRDHVTAHMQDSSSCPWAVEDEGETQERGSNPKPPAPDAVAAALERAPPGRAGPEAQAPNPGEPSPGCAAPAGGERPYRCVECGKSFGRSSHLLQHQRTHTGEKPYVCPVCGKAFSQSSVLSKHKRIHTGEKPYECGECGKAFRVSSDLAQHHKIHTGEKPHQCPECRKAFTQLSHLIQHQRIHTGERPYVCALCGKAFSHSTVLRSHQRAHTGERPHACGECGRAFSVRRALVQHQRAHSGERPYACGQCGRAFSDRSVLIQHHSVHTGERPYECGQCGKAFGHRSTLMNHERIHSAEKPYGCYACGKAFVQHSHLTQHQRVHTGERPFVCGQCGHAFSARRSLVQHERVHTGERPFRCTQCGKAFSLKATLIVHLRTHTGERPYECGRCGKAFSQYSVLVQHLRTHTGERPYECAQCGRAFSQHGHLVQHQKVHAPPGPRRRDAPGSGQPHVPEEPPFGLQGPFSDSVAQNNSEVQE, translated from the exons ATGGCAGCAGCCAggctcctgcccctcccagcagGATCCCAG GCCAAGGTGACTTTCGAGGACGTGGCTGTGCTCCTCTCTCGGGAGGAGTGGGACCACCTGGGACCTGCTCAGCGGGGCCTCTACCGACATGTGATGATGGAGACCTACGGGAATGTGGTCTCACTGG CAGGACTTCCAGGATCCAAGCCGGACTTGATCTCCCAGCTAGAGCGAGGAGAAGAGCCGTGGGTCCTGGGCAGGCCAGGGtctcaggagagcagaggcccaggCAGTGGCCACTCAG AAGACCTCAAACGTGACCATGTGACAGCTCATATGCAAGACAGTTCATCCTGTCCATGGG CAGTGGAGGACGAGGGCGAGACCCAAGAGAGGGGCTCGAATCCGAAGCCACCGGCCCCAGACGCAGTAGCCGCGGCCCTGGAGAGAGCGCCCCCCGGGCGGGCTGGCCCTGAGGCCCAAGCCCCGAACCCCGGCGAGCCTTCCCCCGGGTGTGCGGCCCCCGCGGGCGGGGAGAGGCCCTACAGGTGCGTGGAGTGCGGGAAGAGCTTCGGCCGGAGCTCCCACCTGCTCCAGCACCAGCGGACGCACACGGGCGAGAAACCCTACGTGTGCCCTGTGTGCGGAAAGGCCTTCAGCCAGAGTTCGGTCCTCAGCAAACACAAGCGGATCCACACGGGCGAGAAGCCCTACGAGTGCGGCGAGTGCGGCAAGGCCTTCCGGGTGAGCTCGGACCTTGCGCAGCATCACAAGATCCACACGGGCGAGAAGCCGCACCAGTGCCCCGAGTGCCGGAAGGCCTTCACCCAGCTCTCCCACCTGATCCAGCACCAGCGCATCCACACAGGGGAGAGGCCGTACGTGTGTGCGCTCTGCGGGAAGGCCTTCAGCCACAGCACCGTCCTGCGGAGCCACCAGCGGGCACACACTGGCGAGAGGCCGCACGCGTGCGGGGAGTGCGGCCGCGCCTTCAGCGTCAGGAGGGCACTCGTGCAGCACCAGCGGGCGCACAGCGGCGAGAGGCCGTACGCGTGCGGCCAGTGCGGCCGCGCCTTCAGCGACCGCTCGGTGCTCATCCAGCACCATAGTGTGCACACCGGCGAGAGGCCCTACGAGTGCGGCCAGTGCGGCAAGGCCTTTGGGCACCGCTCCACCCTTATGAACCACGAGCGGATCCACAGCGCCGAGAAGCCCTACGGGTGCTATGCGTGCGGGAAGGCCTTCGTGCAGCACTCGCACCTGACCCAGCACCAGCGCGTGCACACTGGCGAGAGGCCCTTCGTGTGCGGCCAGTGCGGGCACGCCTTCAGCGCCCGCAGGTCTCTGGTCCAGCACGAGAGGGTCCACACGGGCGAGAGGCCCTTCCGGTGCACACAGTGCGGCAAGGCCTTCAGCCTGAAGGCCACGCTCATCGTGCACCTGCGGACCCACACGGGCGAGAGGCCCTACGAGTGCGGCCGCTGCGGAAAGGCTTTCAGCCAGTACTCGGTGCTGGTCCAGCATCTGCGGACCCACACGGGCGAGAGGCCCTACGAGTGCGCGCAGTGCGGCCGCGCCTTCAGCCAGCACGGGCACCTGGTCCAGCACCAGAAGGTGCACGCGCCGCCGGGACCGCGCCGCCGGGATGCACCTGGCTCAGGGCAGCCTCACGTCCCAGAGGAGCCCCCGTTTGGGCTGCAGGGGCCcttcagtgactctgtggcacagAATAACTCCGaggtgcaggagtga